The nucleotide window GACGCCACTCGCTACCAGCTCGGCCTCGACCGCCTAAAGTACTCGATCTGACCCGACAGCGCCCGCTACTTTGTCCCGCCGGACGACGCTTGTGACTTTGAATGACCCGTGCGATGGCAGCCTGGACATTCTATCAGCTATGGTCTACTGCGCGATTCAGTGCAGGTTTCGTCGGCTTTACCAAGCTGCGCGGCCTTCGGCTCAGAACGACTTCGGTGGTGAAATCGATGATCGACCAAATCTTCACAAACTCTGAGCAGAGGCCGCTTGCGGCCGTTTCACTGTGGCACAGGCTTTAGCCTGTGGAGTTTCTGACGAACAGCCACAGGTAATCATCGGGCCCTCGGCCGCGTGCGCCGCCGAGCAGTCGAAGGATCCTGGAGCGACTACAGCGAAGCAAAAGATCCGGGATTCTTCGGCTGCGCAGCCATCGCCTCAGAATGACAAAAATCGCCGTTACTAAAAATTCACAGACTCTCAGGATGACGGGGGGCAGACTCCTCAGAATGACGGAAGGGCGAGATCACTCACTTGCTATAAGTTCATCGACCTTCAGTAAGTTCATCGACCTTCAGAATGAGCGACGGGCGCGGGTCGATGGAGATACGAAAAGGCCTGCGAGCACATCTCGCAGGCCTTCCGTTACGTCTTTGGATCAGGAGGGGCGCTGCACCCTCACCCTCTCCCGCAAACAAGCGGGCGAGGGAATCAAGCAAGGAGCGGGCGCGGGAGTCGAGCAACGGGAGAGCGACGCATCCTCAATTCACCGTCCAGGTGTCGCCCTTGCCGAGCAGCGTCCTCAAATCGCCGGCGCCCTGCTTGGCCTTCGCGTCCACGAGCTGCTTGTTCACCGCGCCGTCGTAGGTCGGGCGCGCGACTGCAAAGAAAACTCCGACCGGCGTCGGCAGCGGCGCCTCGAAGTTCCCGAGCATGAATGCGAGCGACAGATTGGTCTCGTCGTGCACGACCAGGTCACTCTCGCTGACGCCGTTGCCGAGATGCACCGCCTCGGGACGCATCCCGTTCATCCTGATTCCCATGTCGCGATTCTTGCCGAAGATGAGCGGCTTGCCGTGCTCGAGCACCAACTGATGCTCAGCCTTGATCGCCTTGTCGCTCACGTCGTTGAACGCGCCGTCATTGAAGATGTTGCAGTTCTGCAGGATCTCGAGAAACGACGCGCCGCGATGCGCATGCGCCCGCTTCAGCATCTCACCGAGATGCTTCTGCTCGACGTCGATGGTGCGCGCGACAAAAGTCGCGTGCGTGCCGAGCGCCACGGTGATCGGATTGAACGGAAAATCCACCGAGCCGGCCGGCGTCGATTTCGTCACCTTGCCGACTTCGGAGGTCGGCGAGTACTGGCCCTTGGTGAGCCCGTAGATGCGATTGTTGAAGAGCAGGATTTTCAGATCGACGTTGCGCCGCAGTACGTGAATGAGATGATTGCCGCCGATCGAGAGCCCGTCGCCGTCGCCGGTTACGACCCACACGTCGAGGTCCGGCCGCGAAATCTTGAGCCCGGTGGCGAAGGCCGGCGCGCGTCCGTGAATCGTATGGAAGCCGTAGGTATTCATGTAATACGGAAAGCGGCTCGAGCATCCGATGCCCGAAATGAAGACGGTATTTTCCGGCGGGATGCCGAATTCCGGCATCGTCTTTTGCACCGCGGCCAGGATTGCGTAATCGCCGCATCCGGGGCACCAGCGCACTTCCTGGTCGGTGACGAAATCCTTGCGAGTCAAAGCGGTAGCCATTCGATCAGCCCTCCAGGGCGCGGTTGATGCGTGTCACGAGTTCGCTGACTTTGAACGGGCGCCCCTGGATTTTGTTGAATCCGAAAGCGTCGATCAGGTAGTCGGCGCGAACCAGCTTGAGCAGTTGTCCCATGTTCATTTCCGCGATCATTACCTGCTTGAAACGCTTCAGCGTCTCGCCCAGGTCGCGCGGCATCGGATTCAGATAGCGGAGATGCACCTGCGAGACTTTCTTGCCTTTCGCACGCACCTGCTTGACGGCTTCGCGAATCGGGCCGTAGGTCGAGCCCCATCCGAGCACGACCAAATCGCCGCCCTCGGGATCGCCAAGGACTTCGGTCTTGGGAATTTCGCGCGCGATTCCGGCGATCTTGCGCGCGCGCATCCGGACCATTAATTCGTTGTTGGCCGGCGAGTAGCTGATATTGCCGGTCAGATGCTCGCCCGCGATTCCGCCGACACGATGCTCGAGGCCCTTGGTTCCCGGAATCGCCCACGGCCGCGCGAGCGTCTCTTCCTCGCGAAGATAGGGCATGAAGCCTTCCGGGTTGGTGCGGAACTCGACCGGTATCGGCGTCAGCTTGTCAGGATCGGGCAGCAGCCACGGTTCGGAGCTGTTGGCGAGCTGTCCGTCGGTCAGCAGAATCACCGGCGTCATGTACTTGATGGCGATTCGCACCGCCTCGTAGGCGCAGTCGAAGCAATCGGCGGGCGTGGCCGCCGCGATAATCGGAATCGGCGATTCGCCGTGGCGTCCGTACATCGATTGCAGCAGGTCGGCCTGCTCGGGCTTGGTCGGCATCCCGGTCGAGGGCCCGGCGCGCTGGATATCGGTGATCACCAGCGGCAACTCGACCTTCACCGCGAGCCCGACCGCCTCGGCCTTGAGGTTCATGCCGGGGCCGGAGGTCGTCGTGATGCCGATTGCTCCGCCGAAGGCCGCGCCGATCGCGGAACAGACGCCAGCGATTTCATCTTCGGCCTGGAACGTATAGATCGGGAAATTCTTGAAGCCGGCGAGATCGTGCAGAATGTCGCTCGCTGGCGTGATCGGATACGATCCCAGAAATAGCGGACGTCCTGATTTCACTGCCGCGGCGACGAATCCGAGCGCCGTCGCGCTGTTGCCGGTGATATTGCGATACAGCCCCGGAGCGATTCGCGCCGCCGGAACTTCGTACGAACTGGCGAACATCTCGGTCGTTTCGCCGTAGTTGAAGCCGGCCTTGAGCACTCGAATATTCGCTTCGAGGATGTCGGGCGTCTTCTGGAAGCGCGATTCCAGATACTTGATCGTGCTCTCGATCGGGCGCTGATAGAGCCACGAGAGCATCCCGAGCACGAACATGTTGCGGCATCGAAACACCGTACGATTGTTGAGCCCGAGCCCATGCACCGCGAGTGTCGTCAGCTTGGTCACGTCGACCTGGACGAGCTGGAATTTGTCGAGCGAGTGATCGTTCAGAGGGTTGGTCTTGTAGCCGACCTTCTTGAGATTTGCGTCGTTGAACGCCTCGCGATCGACGATGATGACGGCGTTCGGCGGCACATCTTCGAGATTGGCCTGCAGCGCGGCGGGATTCATCGCGACCAGCACGTTGGGTTCGTCGCCGGCGGTGAAGATCTCGCTGCTCGAAAAATTGAGCTGGAAGCCGCTGACGCCAGCCAGCGTGCCGGCTGGGGCGCGAATCTCGGCGGGAAAGTCGGGCAACGTTGCGATATCGTTGCCGGCCAGAGCGGATTCGGCGGTAAACTGCATTCCGGTCAACTGCATGCCATCGCCCGAGTCGCCGGCGAAGCGGATAACAACTTGTTCGCGCTTTAGATGTGGTTTCGACGCGGGGACGTCCCCGGCGGAACCGCGCGACTCGGCAGCTTGTCCAGCCGCCTCAGGTGGTACAGCCATCTCAGTCGATTCTCCTTATGTGGTTAGAGCCTGATTGGTAATTACTCCGATCTGGCGAAGCCCTGCAAATACTCCAAGACGCGGATTTGAAGTATAGCTAATGAGTTCGGGGCATTAAAGTGACCGCAAATTGACCGTCGGCTCATCGGATTTCGAAGCCGGTGAAAGCGCGGCTCGCCACCGACCATTGCTCGCTCACTTCATCCACGCGGGCGTACGACGGTCCCAGATGCGCCCACGCTACCAATGCCTGCAAATCTCTGCGTCGGCCTTCCGCCACAATTTCCACGTCGCCGTTGGACAGATTGCGCACCCATCCGGCAAGTGCACGATTTTTGGCCTCGTCGCGTGCGGCGAAGCGAAATCCAACACCCTGAACGCGTCCGCGGATTATTAGACGAATTCGCGCAAACTCAGTTTCCGCCGCGAAAGCCGACATCGTGTCGATTATAAATTCTAGCGGATGCCTGGCTTGATGTCGCGCTCTTCCCACGCCCGCTTGCCTTCATCGATCCATGCCCGCGGCGGCAGCGCCGTTTCGCGCTTCACCGGCGTAAGCTGCCATTCGTTCGCATACGCGCGACGCACGCGCGGACTGCGATTCGGCCCGCTTCGATGCAGCACCCGGCAATGATGAAAGACCGCGCCGCCCGGCGCGACCGGCACCGGCGCCGCGCTCGACTGATCGACGTCGTCGATCACCAGCGCGTGCACCTTGGGATCGTCGCCAAGATGACGATGCAAGCGCACATCGCCGCGATGCGATCCCGGAATGAAACTCATGCATCCACTCTCGACCGTCGCCGGATCGAGCGGCATCCAGCATCCGAGCGCGACGTACTCGAACGCGGGATCCCAGTAGGCCTCATCCTGATGCCACGGCAGCGAATCGCCGACGCGCGGCGGCTTGCGAATCATGTGGCCCCATCCACGCAGGCTTTTCGCATCGACGCCGAGCAGCTTCGCCGCGAGCATCCGGCCTTTGCGCCAGAACGTGGTGCGGCGGAGTTCCGCGTAGCGCGTTTCAGGCGTGATAATCTGCGGCTGCAGTTCGCCGCCTTCGCTGTCGTAGGGACGGATCAAATCGAAATATCCGCCGGGTACCGGCTGAATGCGTTCCTCGAACAGCCGGTCGTAAACTTCGCCGAGCCACTCGAGCTCCTCGTCCGAGGTGATGCGCTCGATCGACGTGAAGCCGCGCTGCGTGAAATCGGCGAGATTTTTCGCTGAGAGTTCCGCGTCGAATTCGATTGTGGGGCGGCGCGTCATCAATTCGTCGAGGCTGACAGGCATGCGACTGACTCCTAGCGCGAGGGCGGCACGATGCGCTCGCCGGTGCGCTGATTCACGTGCACCTTCCACGGATAGTGATCGCCCTCGCCGAGCGATCCGATCGTGCGCATGTGCGTCGTCACCGCGCGCCGCCACGAGTCGCTCAAGTTCGCGGGCGTCATGTGCGGCGTTTTGCCATGATGAAACGTCACGCTGCCCGCGCGAATCGGACACGAAACCATGCGCGAGAGGTCGGGCTCGCAGAACAAAAGATCGCTTTGGATATGCTCGGGCTGGCGATGCACCAGCACTCCGTCGCGATGCCCGCGATCGATGAAGTGCATGCATCCGTTGCGCTCATCGACATCGTGCAGCGGCATCCAGCACGTGATCCCGCGATCTATAAGGTTGCGCCCCCAGTAACCCTCGTCCTGATGCCAGTACGTCGGCGCTCCGTCGCGTGGCGGCTTCGCGAGGAACTGGTCGTACCAGAATTCCATGCCGGTCTTCATCAGCGCGGAGCCGAATTCGATCATCCAGCGCCGAAAACGCGTCTCGGCGATCGCGGGCCACACGTAAGTCGGACTGCCCTGCACGATCTTGAACGCGCGCTCTTCGCGGCTCGCACCCTTCTCCCACGCCCAGTCGTAGGCGAGCTTGTGCTTTTTCTGCAGGATCACTTCGAGGTTGGCGCCGACGAGCGAGAGATCTTCGCGGTCGATCGCATCCTCGACCACGAGCCAGCCGTGCTCGTCGAAAAACGCGGCGTCCTCCGGTTTGGGTTCTCTATAAGGCATCTATCCAGTACCGAGGGTTGCTAGTATGAGTGTTGGTAATCCACCGGACAGGTCAATTCAATGGGCGAATCGCTGCGGCTCGACGCACGGGAAAAGCGGGAACTCGACGAAATCGGTTTCGTGCTGCGCCGCAGCGTGTTCGACGCCGCCGAGGTTGTGGCGATCCGTGCCGATTGCGAGGCGTTGGTCGCGCGGCTCGAAGCCGAGCAGCGCCATGCGAAGCTGACTGCGGGCAGCTACACTTTCGAGATTCAGCGCAAGCTCGGCAC belongs to Candidatus Binatus sp. and includes:
- a CDS encoding 2-oxoacid:ferredoxin oxidoreductase subunit beta — protein: MATALTRKDFVTDQEVRWCPGCGDYAILAAVQKTMPEFGIPPENTVFISGIGCSSRFPYYMNTYGFHTIHGRAPAFATGLKISRPDLDVWVVTGDGDGLSIGGNHLIHVLRRNVDLKILLFNNRIYGLTKGQYSPTSEVGKVTKSTPAGSVDFPFNPITVALGTHATFVARTIDVEQKHLGEMLKRAHAHRGASFLEILQNCNIFNDGAFNDVSDKAIKAEHQLVLEHGKPLIFGKNRDMGIRMNGMRPEAVHLGNGVSESDLVVHDETNLSLAFMLGNFEAPLPTPVGVFFAVARPTYDGAVNKQLVDAKAKQGAGDLRTLLGKGDTWTVN
- a CDS encoding 2-oxoacid:acceptor oxidoreductase subunit alpha, producing the protein MAVPPEAAGQAAESRGSAGDVPASKPHLKREQVVIRFAGDSGDGMQLTGMQFTAESALAGNDIATLPDFPAEIRAPAGTLAGVSGFQLNFSSSEIFTAGDEPNVLVAMNPAALQANLEDVPPNAVIIVDREAFNDANLKKVGYKTNPLNDHSLDKFQLVQVDVTKLTTLAVHGLGLNNRTVFRCRNMFVLGMLSWLYQRPIESTIKYLESRFQKTPDILEANIRVLKAGFNYGETTEMFASSYEVPAARIAPGLYRNITGNSATALGFVAAAVKSGRPLFLGSYPITPASDILHDLAGFKNFPIYTFQAEDEIAGVCSAIGAAFGGAIGITTTSGPGMNLKAEAVGLAVKVELPLVITDIQRAGPSTGMPTKPEQADLLQSMYGRHGESPIPIIAAATPADCFDCAYEAVRIAIKYMTPVILLTDGQLANSSEPWLLPDPDKLTPIPVEFRTNPEGFMPYLREEETLARPWAIPGTKGLEHRVGGIAGEHLTGNISYSPANNELMVRMRARKIAGIAREIPKTEVLGDPEGGDLVVLGWGSTYGPIREAVKQVRAKGKKVSQVHLRYLNPMPRDLGETLKRFKQVMIAEMNMGQLLKLVRADYLIDAFGFNKIQGRPFKVSELVTRINRALEG
- a CDS encoding acylphosphatase, which translates into the protein MSAFAAETEFARIRLIIRGRVQGVGFRFAARDEAKNRALAGWVRNLSNGDVEIVAEGRRRDLQALVAWAHLGPSYARVDEVSEQWSVASRAFTGFEIR
- a CDS encoding phytanoyl-CoA dioxygenase family protein, with amino-acid sequence MPVSLDELMTRRPTIEFDAELSAKNLADFTQRGFTSIERITSDEELEWLGEVYDRLFEERIQPVPGGYFDLIRPYDSEGGELQPQIITPETRYAELRRTTFWRKGRMLAAKLLGVDAKSLRGWGHMIRKPPRVGDSLPWHQDEAYWDPAFEYVALGCWMPLDPATVESGCMSFIPGSHRGDVRLHRHLGDDPKVHALVIDDVDQSSAAPVPVAPGGAVFHHCRVLHRSGPNRSPRVRRAYANEWQLTPVKRETALPPRAWIDEGKRAWEERDIKPGIR
- a CDS encoding phytanoyl-CoA dioxygenase family protein, producing the protein MPYREPKPEDAAFFDEHGWLVVEDAIDREDLSLVGANLEVILQKKHKLAYDWAWEKGASREERAFKIVQGSPTYVWPAIAETRFRRWMIEFGSALMKTGMEFWYDQFLAKPPRDGAPTYWHQDEGYWGRNLIDRGITCWMPLHDVDERNGCMHFIDRGHRDGVLVHRQPEHIQSDLLFCEPDLSRMVSCPIRAGSVTFHHGKTPHMTPANLSDSWRRAVTTHMRTIGSLGEGDHYPWKVHVNQRTGERIVPPSR